GATGCCATCCCGAATTCTGTGTAACGTAAGGGCTTCCCAAAGAGGAGGATTGTAGGCAATACTACAGGCATAGACCATCGCTTTGTTTCGTCATTTCCATTTCTACCAAGGAGGGAATATGCCTGCACACAAGAAGAAAACTACCACATCCACCAGTCCAGAAGCAACCTCAACGGTCAGTTCAGTAGAACCCCTCACACCGGAGACCTTTCATCAGTATCTGCGAGCCGAAATTCGTGATGCCACACGGCTCGTGATGGAAGACATCATGTGCGAGGAACTCAGTGGCTTTCTGGGAGCCAAGTGGGGAGAATGCACTGCTGAGCGCAAAGGCTATCGCAACGGCTTCTACACCCGCGATCTGATGACGACCTCAGGGCCGATCGAGGACCTTAACGTGCCACGAGATCGAGAAGGAGCATTCCACACGCAAGCCTTTGAGCACTATCGTCGCTATGAGCCACAAGTCGCCGAAGGATTGACACAGATGTTCGTCGCCGGTACCAGCACGCACAAAGTGGGAAATGTCGCTCAAACGCTGATGGGAGTCGCGCCTAGTGCCAGCACCATCAGCCGTTTGAATCAGACGCTGACGCACCAATTCGAAGCATGGCGTGAGCGGACTTTGCAAGGACATTGGCGTGTGGTGTACCTCGATGGCATCCATTTCAAGATCCGCCATGGGAGCAAATGCGATACGAGCATCATTTTGACGGTGTTAGGAGTCGATCTCGAAGGGCAGAAGGAAGTGCTGGCTCTGCGTGCCTGTGCCGAGGAGGAT
The window above is part of the Chloroflexota bacterium genome. Proteins encoded here:
- a CDS encoding IS256 family transposase, producing MPAHKKKTTTSTSPEATSTVSSVEPLTPETFHQYLRAEIRDATRLVMEDIMCEELSGFLGAKWGECTAERKGYRNGFYTRDLMTTSGPIEDLNVPRDREGAFHTQAFEHYRRYEPQVAEGLTQMFVAGTSTHKVGNVAQTLMGVAPSASTISRLNQTLTHQFEAWRERTLQGHWRVVYLDGIHFKIRHGSKCDTSIILTVLGVDLEGQKEVLALRACAEEDKEGWLSILQDIRRRGATQIDLLVTDGHDGLLAAVGELFSATPRQRCLAHKQRNVMSAIPRREREDVQAELSGIWQQEKKEDALVNLTAFKAKYAQRYPEAVRSLAEDEEHLLTFYAFPPAMYRHIQTTNAIEGFFSNVRQRTDQIDAFTTEMSCLTIVWAVMQDIRFHRIAVS